A genomic window from Daphnia carinata strain CSIRO-1 chromosome 9, CSIRO_AGI_Dcar_HiC_V3, whole genome shotgun sequence includes:
- the LOC130700953 gene encoding beta-1,4-N-acetylgalactosaminyltransferase bre-4-like: MASIPHLRVIARPVLVISTFTLVLILWLNLNVSNVTNSIFNYRSCYTSTIQLTVTDSASILGPVPQKKIDNKQNQNVSEVAVNESSQPSVPHQSSTVTQLCPLVSPKLVGWTNISLEKIDILRNETDVELIEAGIEAGGRYQPKECLSRHKVAIVVPYRDRKDHLTVFLRYLHPFLQRQQLNYVVIVVEQSNSSSFNRGMLMNIGFNEAQLQEDFQCFIFHDVDFLPEDDGNPYTCPQAGKPRQMSFSIDYWDNYKPTPASHFGGVTAFSTNDFRQINGFSNSFWGWGGEDDQLYQRVRFNNLTVARAYEDQPSLVHLVRYRTLSHKKAEPNPDRKLVLKEGSVRFQADGLNDLRYKRLNFELKPLYTHIIVEIQPYGDRNMSSVLTESL, translated from the exons ATGGCCAGCATTCCCCACTTGCGAGTCATTGCTCGGCCCGTACTAGTTATTTCCACATTCACCTTGGTTTTAATACTTTGGTTAAACTTAAATGTAAGCAATGTAACCAATTCCATTTTTAATTACCGTAGTTGTTATACATCGACAATTCAACTAACTGTAACTGATTCAGCAAGTATACTTGGACCAGTACCTCAAAAAAAGATtgataacaaacaaaatcagaaTGTAAGTGAAGTGGCCGTGAACGAATCATCGCAACCGTCAGTTCCTCATCAATCGTCTACTGTTACGCAACTATGCCCTCTCGTTTCCCCTAAATTAG TTGGTTGGACGAATATTTCCTTGGAGAAGATAGACATCCTTCGAAATGAGACTGACGTGGAATTGATAGAAGCTGGAATCGAGGCTGGTGGAAGGTATCAACCAAAAGAGTGCCTATCACGACACAAAGTCGCTATCGTGGTGCCTTACCGAGACAGGAAAGATCATTTGACTGTTTTCTTACGTTATCTGCATCCTTTCTTGCAGCGACAGCAACTCAACTATGTCGTTATTGTTGTTGAACAATCCA ACAGCTCGTCGTTCAACAGAGGAATGTTAATGAATATCGGGTTCAACGAAGCTCAGTTGCAAGAAGATTTTCAGTGTTTCATCTTTCACGATGTCGATTTCCTACCAGAGGATGACGGTAATCCCTACACCTGTCCGCAAGCCGGAAAACCCAGGCAGATGTCATTCTCCATCGATTACTGGGACAATTACAA ACCGACACCGGCTAGCCATTTCGGAGGAGTTACCGCCTTTTCTACAAATGATTTCCGACAAATCAATGGCTTCTCGAATTCTTTTTGGGGCTGGGGTGGCGAAGACGACCAATTATATCAACGCGTTCGGTTCAATAATCTAACCGTAGCTAGAGCTTACGAGGATCAGCCATCACTCGTCCATCTTGTTCGATACAGGACTTTGTCGCACAAGAAAGCAGAACCTAATCCCGATAGGAAACTAGTGTTGAAGGAAGGCTCGGTGCGATTTCAAGCTGATGGTTTAAATGATCTTCGATATAAGAGGCtcaattttgaattgaaaccaCTTTATACTCATATTATTGTTGAAATTCAACCGTATGGTGACCGTAACATGTCAAGCGTGTTAACGGAATCTCTGTAA